One Synechocystis sp. LKSZ1 genomic window, TTTAAGCCAGAAAATTGGCTCAGGGTTAGTATAACGGCTAAAGTGAGCCGCAACAGTTGACCTTTAACGTTTAACTACGTTTGAGAGGTCGACCCCAACGCAGTGTTAAGCTTCTGTCTTTGGGCGATTTGCATGAGCATCCGAAGTGCTTCATTAACTGAATCACTTGTCGGAAATGCTTGAGCAACATCAAGATCTAGCAATACTACATTAGTCCCGGCCCTGTAGCGTTCGACATATTTTCCTCTAACACCACCCTGCATTTTGCTAAAGTCGTATTCAGGATGCAATTCGTCTTCTAGTTCTTGGTTAGTCTGCATTTGCATAAAATCTCTGTTCACTTCGGGTCGCCTCTCGTGCGCTAATTAATCCGAACCCGATCTGCTCGATCTGTGTGTGAGACCACTAGAACACGATTCGTATGAGATAAACCAATGATAACGTAACGCTCCTCACCATAAGAGTGATCTGTATCAGGGAATGTCACAGATAAAGGATCATTGAAAACAGTAGATGCCTCGCCGAATGAAACACCATGCTTTTTTAAGTTTGAGTTTGCTTTGCTGGGATTCCATTCAAACTGCATCTCAACAATGATTGCTACTCTAGTTCAAGGTTTAAGCTTACCATCAAAGAAGTGCATTGCATTGGATTAACGCATTCTATAAGAGCGGCGCTCTCTGAAAAGTTGATGCGACTCTTCATCCGTAGAATTTATTGCACAGCCTTTGATGTATCCGAGACAGAAAGAAATATACCTTTAGACTCAAAACTGGAGAGTTGTCTCAGGGTTAGTATCATCTAACGAGATTGATCCTAGGAGTCAGTGTTATGCCCATTGGTGTTGCAGAGTTTATGGAAAACCAGGAAAATCGCTGTCCTGTGGTACTCTCTTTCACGTCATTGCTGACCGCTCCTACCTCAGCCCCTACCTGCAAAGCCTACCCTGCACTTAATGCCAAGTTGCTAAAACTCAGTTACATAACTGACCCCACCCGTCCTCCCCTTCGCAAGGGGAGGTGCCGGAGGCGGAGGGGTAAAAATCTGTAGCTTTAACTTGAAGAATTGGTATAATCCCGAGGGCAGATGGCGCTAGATATCACCTAAGACTTTGAGTAGATCTGCTTTTTTCATTCTGCTGGTTCCAGGGATACCTTTTTCCTGAGCTAGCTTTCTCAATTGAGTAATAGGAAGTTCATCTAATGATGGTTCAGGCTTGACGAGAGGGGTTGTATAAAAAACCTCTTTGAAACTGTCTAGTTTTTTGCCTTTTGTAATTCCACACTTTAAGCTCACAACTTCGGTGAGGCTTTCCTGCCAGTATTGACGCTCTGGAACATCCAATTTATCTAAAGCGGTTGCAATGTTAAGGGTTGGCAGAGGATTATCAGAATGATGGACTAAATACTCCAAGCCTGATTGGATTTCCTCTCGACTAGCAGTGGTTAGGTTGATTGATGGCTTAAGAACTTTAGGTGGCTCTGCATAAAAGACCTCTTTAAAAATATCTAATTTTTTCCCCTTGGTAATGGCGCATTTCAGACCCGTAATTTCGTTTAGGCTGGCTTTCCAGGACTGGCGCTGAGGCACATCAATTTTTTCTAAAGCGGTGGCTAAGGTAACGCCAACAAGGGGATTAACGGGCCGACGAATTAAATAATCTAGGCCGAGTTTAATTTCTTCGCGGCTAGCCGTCGTCAAATTAATTCTGGGGATTTTCTCCTGGGCCAAGAGTTGAGCGCAATTCTGAGTCGCTTCAGTATCATCGGCAATAATGCACCAGACTTTATTAATACCGGCTTCTTCAGCGGCCGCCAAAATGAAAGTATTGGCTATGGCCTGAAAGGATTCTGCGCCAGTTTGTTTAACAATGACTGGCATCCAATTTCGTCCACCGGCTTCATTAATGGCCTTAGCCGAACTGGTAATCAAAAAGCGATGGGCTTGTGTCGGTTGGCCCGGTTTAATTTCGTCTAAATAAATATGTAGTAGGGTTCCAATATCTTGTTGCATTAGATGAAATACTCCTCGACGAATCGTTTATAGGCGACAAAAGCTAACTGATTGGTAAGCGCTGCTGGACGACGGGAAAAATGAGCTGAAGAAATATGGGCTATATTGGGCAAATTGAAAATTTCTTCATTTTTTACCATTTCTGTCTTCTTGGGAAAGAAGAAGGGAGTCAAGTCTATTTTGTCAGATTGCATCACATTGTCAATGATTTTGTTAATCTCTTCCCTCGCTTGCTTTTCTTGAGCCGGTGTCATTTGCTCCCCATTAAAAAAGATAGGTAAAGGTGTCGGATCAGCTAACTCAGGTGAATAAACACGGCGTTCCTGACCCAGTTGAGGAAGAATGTCCTTCATCGCCGTAGCGGCATTATTCAGCGATGCTAATCCGTTATGCTTGGATGGCATCAAAACAACATCTGACGCAATAATTGCCTCTTTGGTAAAATAGTTTGAGCCTGGAGGAGCATCAATTAAAATATAGTCGTATTTATTTTTAACTCTGCTTAGAATTTTTCCAAGCGACCCTTTATAAAGAATTGAGGGCAAAGATGAGGGGGGAACTTCCAAAAAACCTTCATCAGCAGGAATGACATCAAAAAAACGATACCATTTACCATCTTTAAGTTTTATTGGATAGGGAGAGATCAGATCATCAATTGCATAGTCTTTTGAATTTGAATCTTTAAGAAAGTCTAATAATTTGACTTTTCCTGGTTTAATACCAAGAATCTCTGTCAGATCTTTTTGGTTGGGATCAAAATCTACAACTAAAACCTTTTTCCCAAATCCGCCCTTGGCAGAGGGAAGCGACAATATTGAAGCTAAATTAATGGTTGTTGTTGTTTTACCGACACCTCCCTTATTATTGTAGAGAGCGATGACAAGAGAATTACAATTGTTTTCGATGTAGTCTTTGAGTAAATATATTTTTTCATCAATATTCCCGGCATTTAATTCAATGTTATTTGTAAAGGGATAAATGACTTTACCATGGCGACGAAAGAGTTGAATACGGTCTGCATTTGTTATAATTCCCCATTTTGCTTGAGAACAATTGATAGCTTCTGGGTCTAAATATCCTTTTAATTGTCTTACTAAAGATAAGTATTCAGCAGTATTAGGGGAGATATTTTTACTTCGTCTCTTTAGTTCTACAATCAGAGAAGGAGCTTTTAGAGAGTGAGAAAAATTATCTATGCCATTATTTTTTCGGGCGGCAATATCAACTTTTTGTGCTCCCAAACCAGTTGGATACTCTTTGACAATCTCACCTCTTTGAAACGTAAAGCCAAAGAGTTTTAGCATCTCTGGAATGACCAAGTGATCAGCAATCATCGGCTCGAGTGCTCCTGGTGCTAGGTTTAGCCAGGCCTGTTGGAGAGAAGTGTGTGCCATACAATGTGATGCGAGGATAGGGGACGGAGAAGAGGAAAGCCGATAGAGCTGAGCAGGCGGTGTTGCCTGGGCCAAGTGCAGACCGGCATGTTGACTTTACAAACGGGGTGCTTAGGCTCTTGACCCTTGCTAGTATATGGCCCTCATTGATTTTAGGCAAGCTGAAATGAGCCAATTAAGAGCCGAATGTTGAGCTTGTATAATCCTGGGTTAAGAAAAGGTTTAGTGACCCTTAAGAACAGTTTTTGGGCTTAGGCCTGTCAAGAATTACCGCTGGACCACTTCCTTACATAGTCTAAAATAATCTTGCCCCCTGGGGCCGATAAAGCTCAGGTAATTTAGAGCGAGGGCATAACCTTGCGGAGTAAGCTAAGTCGTAGCTCAGAACCAGTCAGTAGGATAGTCTACGAAGAAGAGGTCGTTGTTCTAGAAAAATCTGCTGATGGCGAATGGGTGAAAATCTGGGCCGGGGTTCAGGAAGGCTGGGTTCTGTTGAAAAATTTGGAGAGAATGTGAGTTGGAGTAACTGCCAAGAATTTTGTCGAAAATTATCTTAAGTTGACAGGCAAACAATATCAATTTTATTGGCTAAAAAATCAACCTCTATGACTCTAATTGTAATTATTTAGACTATACTCAGTGACTCAAGCCCAACAAAATGCCCTAATACCAAATCTCTGAGACCTAACTACACAAGTGACCCCACCCATCCTCCCCTTCGCAAGGGGAGGTGCCTGAGAAGCGCGAAGGCGGAGGGGTGAAGAGCTACAATAGCACCAATAGACGGCATCTCTATGACTATAATTTTCAACCAAGCCTCCGAAAAAGAGAAAAGGAGACAGCTACGCCAAAATCCAACCAAAGCAGAGAGCATTGTTTGGCAATATTTCAAAGGTAAAAAAATTGCGAACTGTAAATTTCGCCGTCAGTATAGTATTGGGCCGTTTGTTGTAGACTTTTATTGCCCAGAACTGAAACTAGCCATTGAAATAGACGGAGAAAGCCATGATAGCCTTGAAGCCCAAGCCTATGACTTGAATAGACAGCAATATATCGAAGCTTTTGGTATTAGTTTTTTGCGATTCACCAATCAGCAAATTTATGAAAATGCAGAATCTGTAATGATGAGCATTGTCGATCACGTCAATTATTTAAGAAAGAAAATGTCCATGCTCCATCATCAGGCATTAGAAAATGAATGCTAGGCCCATCCTGTCCTTATCTTTACTAAGCGATTGCTTAGGCCCAACGGTACAACCGACCCCTCCCACCCTCCCCTTGGCAAGGGGAGGTGCCTGAGCTGGCGAAGGCGGAGGGGTAAATCTCTCTGGCCCTGATTGGGAGAATTCGGACTATATCCAGTTACTCAAGCCCAACAAAATGCCTAACCTCACCTGTCTTCCTAGCTAGCGAAGGCAGAGGGGTGAATCGGCCTTAAGGCGATGCTTTCAAGTTGGGTTAAAATCAAGGCAATCGCTGACGCACAGACAATCTTTAGGTTATTTATACTATGTTAGCCTTAGCCAAAACTGACTATGAACAAGACTTTGCGCTTTGGGTCGAACAAACAGTTGCCTTCCTCAAGGCCAAAGATTATGCGGCGGTAGATTGGCCAAATTTAATTGAGGAGGTAGAAGGGTTGACTCGTAGTGATAGACGAGAGCTAGAAAATCGTTTAATTACCCTATTTGAACACGCTCTCAAACGTCGTTATGTGGCCTTGCCGGATTGTTATCGAGGTTGGGAAGTCACCCTATTGCGCACTCAATACCGACTAAAGCAAATCCTTGATGATTCCCCTAGTTTACGCAATTACTTTCTAGGAATTATGGAAAAGTGTTATCAAAATGCGGCGAAAAATATACGACGGGAATATGATGCTATTTTGCCGGAGGTCATTCCTTTTGATCAAGAAATTGACAAGTTATTAAACGAAGAATTTTGGCAGTTGCAATGATCACCCGCGTGAATTGATGCCAAATCTCTGAAGCCTAGCGACACAGACGACCCCGTCCATCCTCTTCGGTGCCGCAGGCGGAGAGCTGAATCTCTCTCCCTTATTGAAAAAATTGGGATTAAACTAGGCCTTATCTTTCATTGCGTCTGACCATGCTCCGTTCTCCGTCCTCTCTTTCTCCCCCCCTTAATCTGAGCGCACTCTACGAACAAGATTACTATGCTTGGCTCCAGGCTACAGCGAAACAATTGAAGGACAATCAACTCCAGGGCCTGGATCGGTTAAATTTGCTCGAAGAAATTGAAAGCATGGGACGAAGCGAAAAGAATGCCTTAGGGAGCAACCTACAAATCCTTTTAATGCATCTTCTCAAGTATCGCTATCAACCCGAAAAACGCTCGAATAGCTGGCTATTAACGATTTTTGAGCATCGTGACCGCATCGAAGAGGCCCTAGAACAAAGTCCGAGCCTACAACCCTATCTCAGGGAGATTTTCCATAAATGTTATGCTAAAGCCCGCCAGAAGGCCGCGCTAGAAACGGGTCTGGCCCTCAACACATTTCCCGCCGAGTCTCCCTTTAGTTTAGACGAGACGTTAGATGTTGATTTTTTGCCGGAAACCAAAAGTGGTTAGAAATTTGGCTACTTTTCTGTTCTACTGCAATACTTTTTCGAGTTCATGCTGTTGCCAGAGCGATTGGTACAAACCCGGTTGCTGTAACAGGGCCTCGTGGGTTCCACTTTGCACAATCTGGCCCTGATCCATGACTAAAATACGGTCAGCCTGGGCGGCGGCGGACAGTTGATGGGAAATAAAAATAACGGTGTTCTGACGCTGTTGGGCCAGATAGCTCAAAATATGGGTGGCGGTTTGATTATCCACACTGGAGAGGGCATCATCCAACACCAGGACAGGGGCCTCTAATACCAAGGCCCGAGCCAGGGCCGTGCGTTGGCGTTGGCCCCCGGACAGGGAAATGCCTCGTTCTCCGACCAGGGTCTGGTACTGCTGAGGAAAATAATGGATCTCTGAGTCTAGATAGGCCTGCTGGGCCGCCTTGGCGATGGCGTCTCCCTCCAACTGGGGGACACCATAGCGGATATTATTTTCAATCGTGGTACTGAACAAAAAACTTTCTTGGGGCACAAAGGCGATGGCTCGGCGGAGATCCTCTAGACTGACTTGGGTAATATCTACACCATCTAAGAACAATTGGCCGGGGGCAATATCTAAGAGACGAGGTAGGGCATTGGCCAATGTCGATTTCCCGCAACCGATGGGGCCAACAATGGCCACCATTTCCCCCGGTTCAATGCAAAAATTAACGTCCTTCAAGGCCCAGGTTTCGCTACCCGGATAACGATAACTGAGGTGAGTCGCCGTGATTTCCCCCAGCAAGGGTCGGGCCAGGGCCTGAACCGTAGGCACATTCTGAATACGGGGCTGAGCCTGAAAAATAGCCTCCACCCGGTCGATGCTCACTTCTCCCCGCTGGTAAGCCGTAATGGTAAACCCCAGCAGGGCCGTGGGGAAGACCAAACGCTCCACTAAAATAATCAGGGCAATAAAATCCCCAATACTAATTTCTCCCTTTTGAATGGCAGCCGTGCCAAAGGCCAGCAGCAGGAGCAAGCTAATGTAGGACAGGCCCTCAATGACCGGAAACAACAAATTACGAGTCTGTACTAGCTTGAGATTGGCCTGGAGCAATTTTTGATTTTGACGGCGAAAGGCCTGGCGCTCGTTGTCTTCCTGGGCATAGATTTTAATCAGATTAATGCCGCTCATGTCTTCTTGGATCAATTCACTGAGATCCGAGAGTTCTTCCTGAACTGCCAACTGGTAATCCCGCAGTTTGCCGCTAAACAGGTTAACAATCTGGAGCATCACCGGATAAACCGCGATGGCCATCAGACTGAGGGGAATATGAATGGAGAGCATCGCCGGCAGGGTCAGAGCATAGGCAAAAATGGTATTAATTAAACTCAGCACCGCAAACCCAACTAAGCGACGAATATTATCCACATCACTGGTGGCCCGATTGATCAGGTCGCCCGAGGTATTTTCACTAAAGTAGGCCGGCTCTAGTTTGAGCAGATGGCTAAAGATCTGTTGCTTAAGGTTGTACTCTATCTGGCGACCAATCCCAAAAATCGCTAGCCGGGAAATCATCCGAATGGCCCACATCACCGAGGCCAGGGCCATAATAGCCAGGGCCACGCCGAGCAGTTGGCCCAAATGAAAATTGGCCCCGAGGTCGTCAATGCTATCTCTAATTAAGATTGGGATGTAAACCCCGAGGACATTGGCCAATAACAGGGCCACCATCCCGACCCCTAGGGCCTTTTTATGGGGGGATAGATAGGCTAAGAGGCGGCGAAAACGAGATTGGGCCATTAGAAACTAGGGCTTGGTGTTGACACTGACGGGCCCATTCACCAGGGTCTGACAGGCCAGGCGATAGGAGTCCGGTTTTTTGCGAAGGACGCGCTGTTCAAAATCCGTTTTGGGGGATAAATTCTCCATGCCCGCCACGATCTCTACAATACAAGTCCCGCACTGGCCATAGCCACCACAATTCATTAATTTCCCTCTAAGGGTATAGAGGTCAACTCCATTTTGCAGGGCCTTTTCCCGGAGATTGGCCCCCTGGGCAACAACTACCTCCTTTCCTTCTTTGACAAACGTGATCGTCATCATCCCTCCTGGTGCTATTGAATGACTGGCGCAATATTAAGAAATTTTACGGGATTCTGCGACGATTCTAGTTTTCTGCTAGAGGAATTAGGGCTGAATATCAAACAACTGATTATTGGGTAGGTTGCTCACCGAGCGTTGCAGACGATTGAGAGATTGGTTGTAGCCAATGATGGCCTGGAGAAAACGGCCCCGAGCGTTGGCCAAGTCCCGCTGGGCATTAATGACATCTGTCTGGGTACCGACCCCTGCTTGGAACCGTAACCGAGCCAGGCGCAGGGCCTCTTCAAAACGGGTGACGTTGGTGCGGGTACTGACGATGTTTTCCTTGGTGGAAATGAGGTTGTTGTAGGACTCCTCCACATCGAAGCGGATTTGGTTGCGCTGTTTGGTAAATTCACTCTGGGCAATGTCCATCTGACGTTCGGCCCGACGAGCTTCGGCAAAGGCCCGGCCACCATCAAAAAAGTCCCAGCGTACTCGGGCAGTAAAGGCGTAACCATCGACGACGCCGACGGCGTTATCAAAATTGTCTTGGTAGTCGTAGCTGGCCACAAAATCGACCCGAGGTTTAATGGCCGAGAGGGCAATCTTACGATCTTGGTCGCTAATCTCTACCTGGATCAACTGTTGTTCGAGTTCAGCCCGATTTTTATAGGCCTGGACAATGGTGTTTTCAAGGGGAATCGTCCAATTGCCGGCCTCTTTGATCTCATCGGCAGCCGTTAATTCTACCTGTTGACCAACGTTAAGCAGTTGAGAAATCCGACGGCGGGCATTGCGCTGATCAGCAATAGCTCGGGTCAGGGCCTCATTAGCGGTGGCTAAATCCCCTTCGGCCCGGAGCACATCAAATCGGGTTCCCAAGCCTGCCTGTTCCAAGAGTCGCGCATCCCGCAAACTTTGGGCGGCATCTTCCACCGAGGCCTGGGCAATGGCCACCTGGGCATCGGCCCCTTGCAGGGCATAGTAACGATCCGTCACATCAAAGCGAGTTTGTTCCGAGGTCACTTCAATTTGTAGCCGGCTATTTTGGACTTGCTTTTCGGCCTTTTCAATTTGGGCGCTACGCTCTCCCCCCGTGTAGATGTTGTAGGTTAATTGCAGTGAGCCAACAGCGTTGGTACTAGTTTCCTTTTGGACGTTGGGCACGATGAAGGGGTTATTTTGGGCATTGATTTGGTTCAGGGCATTATTCAACTCAATGCCTGGGCTACTTTCACGACTAAAGGAAAAATTAGTACTTAGGGTCGGATAGAGGGCGGCCCTAGCGGCGGTCAAACCAGCCTCTTCTCGCTCTAGAACAATTCGGGCCTGCTGGAGTTCCGGATTATTTTTCAGGGCCAGTTCAATAGCCTGGTTGAGGGTAATGGCCTGGCGGATATTGGTTTGGACTTCCTGGGGCTTGGTGGGAAACAGCAGGGGCGTTCCAGCCGGGTTTAGATTGTTGGGGGGGCGGTCTGACGGCAATTGGAGCGTGCTAACGCCAGCCGCCTCTGGAGAGGACGAATTGGTGGAGGGAACAGTCTGGGCAGGGGAAGACGAATTGGTAGGGGGAACAGTCTGGGCATTGGAAATCAGACCCATCGCTAAGACGCCACAGAGGCCAGTACCAAGACTCAATAATGCACGAGATAGAGATAGGGAAAACTGGGAGGAAATTGATTTCATAGGAATTTGTCCAGACAAGTTGTCTCTTAAGCAAAAATATAAACTAGGGCATCTCCGCTAAATAACTTACCGCATCGGCCCAGGAATGAAAACTTACCCAGGGGCGTAGCAGTGCTGAACCGCACCAGCACGTCGGGGGTCGCCAACGCCTTCTAGGATCCCGCTGGCGGGGTAACCAACGGCATGAACTCCGCCAAAAAACATATTTTGTTCTCGCCACAGATGCACTTGAGTTCCATCTTGAAAGGCTAGGATTTCTAAGACTTCTGGATTTTTTAAAGGTTCCACATTTAGATGATAGTCCTCCCAATGAAGGCGGGATTGAGTAACGGCTTCGGGCAGGGCCAGACCAAAGTCCAGGTAGTGGGAAATCACCTGCCACAGGGCCGTCCGAATGCGATTCGACCCCCCAGAGCCTAGCACTAACTCTGGCCGCTGTTCCCCCAACAGGAGGGTAGGGGCCATCATCGAAGACAACCGTTGGCCCGTCGCCCACTGATGGAAACCATGGGGATTGAGGTCGGCTTCCCCCAGCATATTGTTGAGCATGATGCCTGTCCCCGGTAGAAAATGAGCCGAGCCTTCGCCATTAGAACTGGTGACACTGGCGGCATTGCCTTCTTGATCCAGGACACTAATATGAGTTGTACTACCGAGCTTATTACTGGGAAACGGGCCCAACAGGTGGGCCTGGTACTGCTTTAGGAGTTTCTCCGACAAAAAGCGGGCGGCGATGTCCGATTGATAAATGGCGGGGTCGTAGTGATGATTGCGGGCCTGATTGGTCAAGGCCATGATCTGGCTAAACAGGGCCAGATGCTCGACGCTTTCTAGACGAATGGTGGTCATATCCACCGCTTCCAGCAACTTGAGAGCAAAGGCGATGAGACTACCGCCAGAACTGGGAGGGGGATTGGTCAGTAACCGATGGCCCCGGTAGGTCAGGGCCAGGGGCGGCCGCACCCAGACTTGATAGGTTTGTAAATCCTCTAGGGTTAAATAACCGCCATCGGCCAAACTGGCGACTAAATGATGAGCTAGATCCCCTTGATAAAATTCCCGTGCCCCCTTCTGGGCCAAGTATTCCAAGGTATTGGCCAAGGCTGGACATCGGCCCGTTTCCCCTGCTTCTAGCAAGGCCCCCTGGGGAGCATAGATCGCCTGGCCCTCGGCGGTATGGGTCAAAATGGGCTGAAGCAGTCGATAGGTAAAGGCATTAAAGGCATTGACGGTAAATCCGCGCCGGGCGTAGTCAACCGCCGGTTCAATCAACACCTTAAACGGTAGTCGGCCCAATTGTTGATGCACCGTAAACAGGCCCGCCACCAGGCCCGGTACGGCAATGGACGCTTTGCCAATGTGAAAGGTCTGCACCGCACCGCCAAAATTCAGATCCACCGGGCCAAAATCTAGGTCAGCAACCGCTTTTTTGCGCTGGGGGGTTTGGCAAAAAAAGTCAAACAATCGATTTTCCTGGTTTTGACTATGGGCCAGCAGGAAACCGCCACCACCCAAGGACGTGAGGGTCGATTCCACCACACAGGCCGCCAAGACCGCCGCAATGGCCGCATCAAAGGCATTGCCCCCGGCCTCTAGGATCAAGCGGCCCGCCTCCGCCGTTTGGGGATGACCGGCGGCGATAACACCCTGGGTTTTTTGCGCCATGATTGTACTTATCCTTGAAGCAATCCTCGTCTTGGGAACTAAAATTAAGCATAGGTCTTATCCCCAGCGTTATGAGCCAGTGTCTGAATCCTGATTGTTTAACCCTCAATCCGACCACCCATCAATTTTGCCAAAAGTGTGGCAAGGTTCTGCTCCTCAAAGACCGCTACCAGGCCATGAAGCTGATTGGTCAGGGGGGCTTTGGGAAAACCTTTTTGGCCATCGACCACGATAAGCCCTCTAAACCTCACTGTGTAATCAAGCAGTTTTTTCCTCAGCTAGAAGGTTCGGATGGCATGGCTAAAGCCGAGGCCCTATTTGCGGCAGAGGCCCAGCGCCTAGAAGAATTAGGACATCATGATCAGATTCCGGCATTGTTGGCTTATTTCACCGTTGAGGGTCGGCAGTACCTCGTTCAGGAATATATCGAAGGGGAAAATTTAGACGAGGAGTTAAAGCGCCTGGGGACATTTGATGAGGCCAAGATTCGGCAGGTATTACTGGATCTATTGCCGGTATTAGATTTTATCCATCAGCGTCAGGTCATTCATCGGGACATTAAGCCAGAAAATATTATCCGTCGAGCCTTGGATCAGAAGTTGGTTTTGGTGGACTTTGGAGCAGCGAAACAACTCTCATCAGCTAATCGAGCGAGAACGGGTACAGTAATTGGCACAGTGGGCTATGCTTCACCAGAGCAGATGAATGGCAAAGCAGTTAGTTCTAGCGATCTTTATAGTCTGGGCGTCACTTGCTTACATTTGCTAACCGGTATTGAACCGGGTGAATTATTTGATCTAGAAGAATATCAATGGGACTGGCATAAGTATCTTAAACAACAAGTTATTAGTCATGAAATTAAACAAATTCTAGGTAAATTAGTCAATCTGGGAATCAGTAAAAGATATACAGAAGCTATTTTAGTAGTAAACGATCTGCAAGAACGAAAAAGCTCCTCTATCGGTACAAAAAATGCAACCACCATTCAACCTAAAGGAATAGCCAT contains:
- a CDS encoding serine/threonine-protein kinase, which produces MSQCLNPDCLTLNPTTHQFCQKCGKVLLLKDRYQAMKLIGQGGFGKTFLAIDHDKPSKPHCVIKQFFPQLEGSDGMAKAEALFAAEAQRLEELGHHDQIPALLAYFTVEGRQYLVQEYIEGENLDEELKRLGTFDEAKIRQVLLDLLPVLDFIHQRQVIHRDIKPENIIRRALDQKLVLVDFGAAKQLSSANRARTGTVIGTVGYASPEQMNGKAVSSSDLYSLGVTCLHLLTGIEPGELFDLEEYQWDWHKYLKQQVISHEIKQILGKLVNLGISKRYTEAILVVNDLQERKSSSIGTKNATTIQPKGIAISTPIQKAIPNYNYAKLYDTAYAEYNLGNYQEACRLIKLMEAKFSDDPNILLLHGHILVGLEKYDEAYKKYRLVLSLSNRQDILLAARKSIQTIESLLLPENNSQSVNSNQESQLILNNYQQGRKNFSRKKIGKLILKNTDLPDINFHSSDLSYSDFQNSRLIQAVFENAILVNANFGNTNLFQSNFKKANLVNASFKGANLQGADFRGTDVTHCDFTNANLKDANLCGIDLRKASISLRQLAIAKTDLKTEIPDISL
- the ggt gene encoding gamma-glutamyltransferase; its protein translation is MAQKTQGVIAAGHPQTAEAGRLILEAGGNAFDAAIAAVLAACVVESTLTSLGGGGFLLAHSQNQENRLFDFFCQTPQRKKAVADLDFGPVDLNFGGAVQTFHIGKASIAVPGLVAGLFTVHQQLGRLPFKVLIEPAVDYARRGFTVNAFNAFTYRLLQPILTHTAEGQAIYAPQGALLEAGETGRCPALANTLEYLAQKGAREFYQGDLAHHLVASLADGGYLTLEDLQTYQVWVRPPLALTYRGHRLLTNPPPSSGGSLIAFALKLLEAVDMTTIRLESVEHLALFSQIMALTNQARNHHYDPAIYQSDIAARFLSEKLLKQYQAHLLGPFPSNKLGSTTHISVLDQEGNAASVTSSNGEGSAHFLPGTGIMLNNMLGEADLNPHGFHQWATGQRLSSMMAPTLLLGEQRPELVLGSGGSNRIRTALWQVISHYLDFGLALPEAVTQSRLHWEDYHLNVEPLKNPEVLEILAFQDGTQVHLWREQNMFFGGVHAVGYPASGILEGVGDPRRAGAVQHCYAPG